From Deinococcota bacterium, one genomic window encodes:
- a CDS encoding 4-(cytidine 5'-diphospho)-2-C-methyl-D-erythritol kinase yields the protein MTLSLKAHAKVNLGLHVLGRREDGYHELDTVFARLELHDTVELEAGEEGIGLEVGGADLAVGRDNLAYRAAERYLGAAGLTRGVRIRLAKRIPVAAGLGGGSSDAAAVLRGLARLYPGDLDLLELGRELGADVPFFVKDWPAARAQGIGQRLSPLELPSLHLVLVNPGVQVSARSAYGWLGDDGGYDGPLEPAALVASLETRKPGYRNSLQRVVLAQLPVIGEVLGALEDTDLRGPLMSGSGATCFGLASSAEHAEHAAADLRQEHPAWWACPTFTS from the coding sequence CCTGGGTCTTCACGTCCTGGGCAGGCGCGAGGATGGTTACCACGAGCTCGACACGGTCTTCGCCCGCCTCGAGCTGCACGATACGGTTGAGTTGGAGGCTGGGGAGGAAGGCATCGGGCTCGAGGTCGGCGGCGCGGACTTGGCTGTGGGCCGCGACAACCTTGCCTACCGGGCGGCGGAACGTTATCTGGGGGCGGCGGGCCTGACGCGGGGCGTTCGCATCCGCTTGGCCAAGCGCATCCCCGTCGCGGCGGGCCTGGGCGGCGGTTCCTCGGACGCCGCGGCGGTCCTGCGCGGCCTCGCCAGGCTCTATCCAGGAGACCTCGACCTGCTGGAACTCGGCCGCGAGCTCGGGGCCGACGTGCCTTTTTTTGTCAAAGATTGGCCTGCCGCGAGAGCCCAAGGTATAGGGCAGAGGCTGAGCCCGCTCGAGCTCCCCTCCCTTCACCTCGTTCTGGTCAACCCAGGCGTACAGGTGAGCGCAAGGTCCGCCTACGGCTGGCTGGGCGACGATGGTGGCTATGATGGGCCGCTCGAGCCCGCTGCTCTCGTCGCTTCCCTCGAGACGAGAAAGCCTGGTTACCGCAACAGCCTGCAAAGGGTTGTCTTGGCGCAGCTGCCGGTTATCGGCGAGGTCTTGGGGGCGCTCGAGGACACCGACCTGCGCGGCCCGCTGATGTCGGGTTCGGGCGCGACCTGTTTCGGCCTGGCTAGCAGCGCCGAGCACGCCGAGCATGCCGCGGCCGACCTCCGCCAAGAGCATCCGGCTTGGTGGGCCTGTCCGACCTTCACGAGCTAG